Below is a window of Ornithodoros turicata isolate Travis chromosome 7, ASM3712646v1, whole genome shotgun sequence DNA.
catgtaagagggcatccgttttcaggtacaatgtgttataatcccgtaaactcgagcacccaaaatgttcaaatacatgcacagcgtactggtagtcctcatcgcttacatcttccccagttagatcatttcgaaaagcggatttttctgggagactcaactcgtcgtacactgcaaaagaactaaggtaactgtaagggaacacacctttacgaagcaaaattttgtagtcgtctccaaatacctgcttcaagcattggaacgcctctgcaccccccatggatttcacggtttccacaagctccccaagtgatgaatttaggtactgcatggtatctctgaagaggaaggtaccaatttcgaacgaacgaattttttccatggagctggccacaatgaagggaggtcgcttccacccgagaacgtgaaattcccgtaacagtccagccaaatcataagacaaattgtggaccatgatcggcaatttttctctggtagtgcacgcgacgttacaggggttgcacagtgtcgcgatataatttgtctcacccgcagtacaatgcttcgaatgatcatgatgccggacacgaggtaggtctttcgcgaattcccgtttacagtatgcacagtgggtggcagctctgtgcttggcTTGTTGTTCATCGCTCAGCACCATCgcagcggggcaggcgttcaaggcaatcatttcatcacgcatttccatgagcgccttcacacactgctttgccgcatcttccccGTGGTGTGTTCTAATacgcatcacctttgagtcgtgggtacgcacgagcacagcacagaagctagaggtaatgtgacgttgcatgccaacaccactgggtgcgagtacgctctcagtgtccaacgcaacgacgtagttgtacagctgcatgtactgtattttagtaaactctacaaaattttttcccggctcgcaaaattccaacaggatttcgttcacgtccgtgcaaaggcgtcgatgtttcgccatgctctcttccttcacgaaagagcgtgtacagcgttcgcatacgaaatggttacttcttgttgtcaacaagcgttcgagggacttaattccaaaaaaatgctcatctaCTTCCaacaagtgaattttcttttcccattctagttttgggggtcgcgacacatgtactccctgatcgacgtacgcgtacacgtagACGGAAATCTTGTTTTGGTTTTCAAATTCGTCAAGATCAGAGAAGgatacagggaagtgactaggccaccagtactctgttgcataattttcatattttttccatcggttcctttcctgcgggtgcaagagggcaagtgtattgtatttaaagcactcgccctccttacgctctggtaaagggacattcgttaacacgtttctgcgtttagccagattcgtgggaagtaccccattgcacccgaattttttagttttcacagcggaaatacacagttgaactttttggacgtcagtggatacaaacccactaccctcgcgctggtaattttcaatgcgcccggtagactcctgaatcacatccatcaaagtatttgcaatagctccgtcgctgtggacttcgcgagcaagcgccataaaatgagctatgtgtgcggttacatcccctcgattttctttcatcattagaacgtcagaacaaatgcaaaacctaaagggtattctttgtgctcgcaaaatagcaattatgttgtggaggtggttcattaaatattgtcgcaagtcctctactccctgatcgtgaacagatgccaatagcacaaacgctttgacgatacctcgaaatgcgctatcagtttgaaagaaaggcaggaaggaaatgtccacatagggatgtgatcgctcgacgtgagcatgcaatgtggcaggtgaaatgtctggagaagatggtgaattctcttccaatggctcatcatccatgatatcatgaggatcaaaaaagcagaacacgcatctaggcactgaaaaaaaagaagaaacactaagaaaacgtgcaccacagagcgtggatgaaaaatacttacttttgaagcgagctccgcacactcccgaagcgatgcgaagactgctgcctctttacacatcctccccacttatatagcggcgacctcgctgcatgccccaacatgcacgggtgcgaggagttgtcatagcctaaaaataaacttgctctgcatgttcaaggtcgcagcttgcccttggcttcacgtaatgctccgtccgcctacaccattgccgcacctgagcgcaaagttcgcgctCTCATCACACGTCATTCCGACATGCAAGTCGCTTCCATGAGCATGCACACAACCGTCCCTttttggctgtggaatttcaataatattacttaaaagaaacaaactgcagtgaaatgcagattcatctcagacaggaatttctaccctcagcgttaaaccctcagataccagcatttctgctcgaatagcaaaatagctatgacttcaaaaattaaacacatgctaaacaaactaccatcaactgctatcagataattattgcataatgctacatacagtcgcattgcccctgcgtaaagaaaccacaggacaagggtacacaaattcacttaagcgatgagggaaaaggcttaagacctcaggtcaccacacatcgccacgcggctagcacaagataacaacaagatactagcggcgggtaaaatggtatcactgctaaacaagtcccaacatgccatgatgacgtcacaaaccaagaaaaaagcacacacgcgcgcgcacacagcagctcaggaatgcacaaggagaggtgctctattggaatttctactcctggctcagacaccaacatttctgctcaaatacccataactgcaagattaagtactgcttacttcatcgagcacccaacaaaatcaaacaaacaaacaaacaaaaacaaacaaacccactttccatgatagaacactattcagctttaccaagtgattttcttctgctttagcagtgaaagaaaaaaagagccatgaaaaattaacacgtacttttgcttgaatagctataactgcaaaaaaaaaaaaaaaactgaagcacatgctaataaacggagaaaaaggcacccatttctgctatcagataattattgcataatgctacatacacagtcgcattgtccctgtgtaaagaaagcacaggacaagggtacacaaatcgaattgggaaaatcacttctactcgcgcagcataatacgatatccgctgattttttttacgggcgaaaattgcaataagaagccactgctatgcaagtgcaacaacccttatttttaaaccaacatttcatgcaataccacataaatttatcactcgagtcacacgaaaaggcatacacaatgtacttactggttaagtggggtcacacacacacacacacacacacacaacacagacacaacgagcgacagtgaaaaataagaaattacacgcacttctgctcgaatagcaaagtgtcaagcatgacaaaacagattttctaccaccagaaaattattaaacagaataacacaatattcgcaaaaattaagcttgtgtggcaaacacacaacctgaggaacacacctattcacatctgctttctgaatttgttatacaggcgtgagcgattcgataagaatataaagcacgctgcttggagaaagcatatatcatgtgtaacgcagtctactctattgaaaatgcgataaaccttatttttcaaacaaaaaaatcacagtcggcataatatacggcaatatcggctATATCACTGAAGTGAAACAcaatgaacttacttgtcaagtggggacccagctgcacaaacgcgcacgcacactcacacatttttagtgcctcacaacgagcaaaaacccaaggtctattcacagccacataaattcatattattcctcacgtcaataattatccaaccatcgtcaaaacggggaacacgcatatgccaatgcgaaacaataggccttcccgccgtatgtaatacgatatcgccagtcgaccgtcccaaagcaaaaaagaaacacagcatctcaggaatgcatgttgcctatacatccaagaacagcgtgcagcaattataacacaGAATGAGATTCATTTTCCTTGCCCTTTTGTTTTGCTTGCAtaaaaatatttcacaagaaatattagagagtgaaaaaggagaacagcattcgctacaccctgtagctcttatcatttttaaacaaaccagttttcataaccacactaccattcactaaataggggagtcactaatgattcaaataagataaaatatcattccatcatcattgattgcaaacttcacgcaagaataagcaactgctgcgtgtcgtatttttcttataagaaacaccaaatcTCGCCCTGTTAAATACcaacagcaacgatttttttgaattttgtatttatttttgtcctttccagcagctcattactttgtgcgagtcatcaaaaatttaaaatttctgatctgctgaCAAAACAGTGTACGGGGAAACGATAACGGAGCGCGCGTCATTGCGTCAAGCGTGTCCTAACTGCGTGAACGGGCCGGGATACGGCTCACGTGGGGGGGCACACTGTTTTGtcagcagatcagaaattttaaatttttgatgactcgcacaaagtaatgagctgctggaaaggacaaaaataaatacaaaattcaaaaaaatcgttgctgttgGTATTTAACAGGGCGAgatttggtgtttcttataagaaaaatacgacacgcagcagttgcttattcttgcgtgaagtttgcaatcaatgatgatggaatgatattttatcttatttgaatcattagtgactcccctatttagtgaatggtagtgtggttatgaaaactggtttgtttaaaaatgataagagctacagggtgtagcgaatgctgttctcctttttcactctctaatatttcttgtgaaatatttttaTGCAAGCAAAACAAAAGGGCAAGGAAAATGAATCTCATTCtgtgttataattgctgcacgctgttcttggatgtataggcaacatgcattcctgagatgctgtgtttcttttttgctttgggacggtcgactggcga
It encodes the following:
- the LOC135399870 gene encoding uncharacterized protein LOC135399870 isoform X2; the protein is MPRCVFCFFDPHDIMDDEPLEENSPSSPDISPATLHAHVERSHPYVDISFLPFFQTDSAFRGIVKAFVLLASVHDQGVEDLRQYLMNHLHNIIAILRAQRIPFRFCICSDVLMMKENRGDVTAHIAHFMALAREVHSDGAIANTLMDVIQESTGRIENYQREGSGFVSTDVQKVQLCISAVKTKKFGCNGVLPTNLAKRRNVLTNVPLPERKEGECFKYNTLALLHPQERNRWKKYENYATEYWWPSHFPVSFSDLDEFENQNKISVYVYAYVDQGVHVSRPPKLEWEKKIHLLEVDEHFFGIKSLERLLTTRSNHFVCERCTRSFVKEESMAKHRRLCTDVNEILLEFCEPGKNFVEFTKIQYMQLYNYVVALDTESVLAPSGVGMQRHITSSFCAVLVRTHDSKVMRIRTHHGEDAAKQCVKALMEMRDEMIALNACPAAMVLSDEQQAKHRAATHCAYCKREFAKDLPRVRHHDHSKHCTAGETNYIATLCNPCNVACTTREKLPIMVHNLSYDLAGLLREFHVLGWKRPPFIVASSMEKIRSFEIGTFLFRDTMQYLNSSLGELVETVKSMGGAEAFQCLKQVFGDDYKILLRKGVFPYSYLSSFAVYDELSLPEKSAFRNDLTGEDVSDEDYQYAVHVFEHFGCSSLRDYNTLYLKTDALLHADIMQHFRRLCYSARGLELLHCVSLASYSWQCALNYTNAKLELITDEEMYRTIESGVRGGLCQASRRHLRANNPLCSGYDPDKEEVYISYIDCNNLYGFSMIKHLPVGDFEWVEDFSSVDFMRHPTDSEVGYVYVCDLEYPKSIHALTRYFPLAPEKAVVPKEWLSPFQQGLLEELMYQPANSKKLLLTCKDKVEYVVHYALLALYCRLGMRVTKIHRILKFRQAPFLRPYIEDNVARRVASSTTFEKNFYKLSNNAVFGRTLLNKFNMRDIRVAFDEETASRLGSRAECVRMEILSPDCVMYEMRKRKVRCDFPLQIGFTILELSKLTMYSFYYETLLSKLTCPVITCYFDTDSLILGLFCKDYEDQLRAIADDHLDLSSFDQDHPLYSEKNHGRLGAFKSETGSVPIEEVICLKAKMYSIKLAGEKQIARAKGVKKNIVRKHLLHETYCDTLFNHTSVSNEQVSIVGKKQCMYTIRNVKRSLMAYDDKRYLCNDIESYPFGSCEYDVQEEN
- the LOC135399870 gene encoding uncharacterized protein LOC135399870 isoform X1; translated protein: MPRCVFCFFDPHDIMDDEPLEENSPSSPDISPATLHAHVERSHPYVDISFLPFFQTDSAFRGIVKAFVLLASVHDQGVEDLRQYLMNHLHNIIAILRAQRIPFRFCICSDVLMMKENRGDVTAHIAHFMALAREVHSDGAIANTLMDVIQESTGRIENYQREGSGFVSTDVQKVQLCISAVKTKKFGCNGVLPTNLAKRRNVLTNVPLPERKEGECFKYNTLALLHPQERNRWKKYENYATEYWWPSHFPVSFSDLDEFENQNKISVYVYAYVDQGVHVSRPPKLEWEKKIHLLEVDEHFFGIKSLERLLTTRSNHFVCERCTRSFVKEESMAKHRRLCTDVNEILLEFCEPGKNFVEFTKIQYMQLYNYVVALDTESVLAPSGVGMQRHITSSFCAVLVRTHDSKVMRIRTHHGEDAAKQCVKALMEMRDEMIALNACPAAMVLSDEQQAKHRAATHCAYCKREFAKDLPRVRHHDHSKHCTAGETNYIATLCNPCNVACTTREKLPIMVHNLSYDLAGLLREFHVLGWKRPPFIVASSMEKIRSFEIGTFLFRDTMQYLNSSLGELVETVKSMGGAEAFQCLKQVFGDDYKILLRKGVFPYSYLSSFAVYDELSLPEKSAFRNDLTGEDVSDEDYQYAVHVFEHFGCSSLRDYNTLYLKTDALLHADIMQHFRRLCYSARGLELLHCVSLASYSWQCALNYTNAKLELITDEEMYRTIESGVRGGLCQASRRHLRANNPLCSGYDPDKEEVYISYIDCNNLYGFSMIKHLPVGDFEWVEDFSSVDFMRHPTDSEVGYVYVCDLEYPKSIHALTRYFPLAPEKAVVPKEWLSPFQQGLLEELMYQPANSKKLLLTCKDKVEYVVHYALLALYCRLGMRVTKIHRILKFRQAPFLRPYIEDNVARRVASSTTFEKNFYKLSNNAVFGRTLLNKFNMRDIRVAFDEETASRLGSRAECVRMEILSPDCVMYEMRKRKVRCDFPLQIGFTILELSKLTMYSFYYETLLSKLTCPVITCYFDTDSLILGLFCKDYEDQLRAIADDHLDLSSFDQDHPLYSEKNHGRLGAFKSETGSVPIEEVICLKAKMYSIKLAGEKQIARAKGVKKNIVRKHLLHETYCDTLFNHTSVSNEQVSIVGKKQCMYTIRNVKRSLMAYDDKRYLCNDIESYPFGSCEYEDVQEEN